A stretch of DNA from Clostridium sp. JN-9:
ATAAGACAATGTTTTTACCTTTTAATTTCTGTTGTTCAGTTCCAGTATATTTTGCTTTTTTTAAATTCCTAGCTAAATCAAGCATGAAGTTAATTTCCTTTGGTGTAAAATCCATCAATGTTAAAAAGCTTCTATTTCTCAAATTAAATGCCATAATTATTCTCTCCTCGTTAAATATTATCTTTATAAGTTTTCTCTATATAAAGGCATACTCATACATCTTGGGCCGCCTCTTCCTCTGGAAAGCTCGGATGAAGGAATAACATGTAATTTTATTCCATAACTTTCAAGAATCTTATTTGTTACATGATTTCTTGAATATACTACAACTTCTCCTGGAGCAATGGCTAATGTATTTGAACCATCATTCCACTGTTCTCTTGCTGCATGAATTTTATCTCCTCCGCCGCATCTTATGAGAGTTACTTTTCTTCCTAAATGTTTTTCCAATATAGTTTCTAACTCCATTGATTCTTTAACAACATTTAAGCCGCCTGGTTTAGTATTGTCTTTTGTTATTTCATAAACAGTCAATGGTCCTTCTATTTCAGGGTGAATTGTAAATTTATCGTAGTCTACCATTGTAAACACTGTATCAAGATGCATAAACGCTCTTGATGGCGGAATATGGAATGCTAATACAGTCTCAAATGATTCATTTGATGAGAAGAGTTTTCTGCATACTTTTTCAATTGATGCTGAATCAGTTCTCTGTGAAATACCAATTGCTAAAGTTTTTTCATTTAAAATTAATTCATCTCCGCCTTCAATACAGGTTGTCCCATTTCTATCAAACCATAATGGAATATCTGCATCCTTAAATCTTGGATGATTTTCAAAAATGTACTTTGCAAATATAGTCTCTCTGTTTCTGGTTTGTGTTCTCATATGATTTAGTGTGATACCATGTCCTATTGTAGCAAATGGGTCTCTTGTAAAGTATAAATTAGGCATTGGATCACATATAAAAGGATAGCTATCGTTTACCTGATCGTAAAGTGAGTTTCTAACATAATGTGATAACTCCTCTTTTCTTACACCAGCCATCATTTTATCTACCATGTCTTTATTAGAAAATCCATTAAAATATTCAGTTAAAGCTTCTTTTAAGCCCTTACTTTCTATTCCGCACTCATCAATGAACTGACTTATAAATCTGTCTTTAACTTCCTTGTTTTCAATAGCTTCTGCTGCAAGATTTTCAAGATATAATACTTCTACGCCTGCTTCTTTTAAAGTATTGGCAAAAAAGTCATGTTCCTCTCTTGCTATTTTTAAATAAGGAATATCATCGAATAACAGTCTGCCCAATAATTCAGGAGTTAAATTTTCAACTTCATATCCAGGTCTATGTAATAGAACTGTTTTTAATCTGCCTATTTCAGAAGTAACATTTAACACATTTTTTTTCAAGATTCATCCCTCCATATTTAATATTTTTGTCTGTCTTAAGGTTAGTAACTACCTTAGTAGTTACTAACTGTCTTTATTATATAGTGAACTGAAA
This window harbors:
- the arcA gene encoding arginine deiminase translates to MKKNVLNVTSEIGRLKTVLLHRPGYEVENLTPELLGRLLFDDIPYLKIAREEHDFFANTLKEAGVEVLYLENLAAEAIENKEVKDRFISQFIDECGIESKGLKEALTEYFNGFSNKDMVDKMMAGVRKEELSHYVRNSLYDQVNDSYPFICDPMPNLYFTRDPFATIGHGITLNHMRTQTRNRETIFAKYIFENHPRFKDADIPLWFDRNGTTCIEGGDELILNEKTLAIGISQRTDSASIEKVCRKLFSSNESFETVLAFHIPPSRAFMHLDTVFTMVDYDKFTIHPEIEGPLTVYEITKDNTKPGGLNVVKESMELETILEKHLGRKVTLIRCGGGDKIHAAREQWNDGSNTLAIAPGEVVVYSRNHVTNKILESYGIKLHVIPSSELSRGRGGPRCMSMPLYRENL